One Candidatus Nitrososphaera evergladensis SR1 genomic window, ATCTTCATGACCATGAGCAATTCCTTTGTGGGCACTGTAGTGCTGGCAGAATTCTTTGTGCCCACTACTATAGCTTCTGTCGAATTTTCCTTGATGTATTCATAATTCCACCATGCCTCGGTCTTGCGCGAGGTGATGCCGTTTATGAAAAGATCCACAGATACACGCATTCCTCCAAAGCTTTTCACATAGATGTCGACCTCGCTATGGTGGGCCTCGTCAAAACCTTTGGCAGACTTTTCCTTCCTGTAGCCTTCCTTCTTAAGAAGATCTGAAAATTTCATCGCGTCTTTTCTCAAAATGACCATGTCGCAGTCTACCGAAAATCTGTGAATAGACAGCGCGCTGACTGCGTACCCGCCGATTACGACAAAGAAGCCCTTCGGCAGAGACGACAGGATTCTGATTATCTCCGTCTCTCTGCTTTCTAGGTCGTCACGAAGCATTTTTTGCATCACCACGCTGCTACGTTGGTCTTGGTTTCCCTGTACTTTGCCCCCCCAAGCTTCAGGTTATACTCCTCGTCGAGCATTTCAAGCGCTGGCTCGAAAGCATAGATGTTGTCCTTGCAAAACTTTATGGTATCGTCGAGAGAGTCTACCCGCAACGATCCGACCTTTTCAGCCCTTATCCTTCCTTTCTCGGGGTAGAGTATGAAGAACAGCCCGAACAGTGTCTCTCGGGTTCTCGCCGGACAGCACCGACTTCCAGCCCCTTTCTGCAAGCATCTTTCTCCACTCTGGCAGGTCGTCCCTTGCCACTCTGACGTGCACGGGATAAAAGCCGAAGAACCTGTCGGTGTTGTACCCGCCGCGGGTCCACGCATAGACGGCGTCCACGTTTGTAAGCGCATATGGCAGTTTGGCCTTGCGGAGAAAATCGTAGGCCCTACCCGCATCGTATTTCGAGAATACGTATTCGCTTGTGCTCCTGACCCTGTACCTTCCCGTACTGACCCGCTCGAGCATGCCCTTTCTGGCCATGTCGTGCAGGACTTTGTTTGGGTCGGGACTGTAGAAAGTTCTGGCAAAGTCTCCGCTCGAAAACTCCTTCCTCCAGTTGCCCAGCACGGCCCACAGCTCGCCATAGGACGACATATATGATCATTACTATGGTGGTAAGTTTCTAAATAGATTGTGGATTACTATGATGGTAATATTATATGATGTTCCACTTTTGACAGAACTTACTAAAGCTCTGTCCGATTGCGGATCATCACAGTGTGCCCTTTCCCAGCTCCTATAAGGAGGGATAATCTACCCCTCTGCATCGAATACGATGAGGTTGCGGGCAGTTAGTTCGCAAAATCGATAATACTTACACATAGTACAAGCGTCCGCTTTTTGTACTGCTCTGAATGCCGATCTATGCAACCGAAAACGAAATTCATTTGATTAAAAGGATGCTAATACAGAGAGATATGACAGAGACTGATGAAATAAGAACTGCCTACAAAACTCTGCAAGAAAAGTACAGGACATATCTTCCAAAGGTAAAACCCGCGCTCATTGACAGTCTTCTTCAACGCCAAATGGCAGACCCTTCGGATGATCCAATATTTATGGTAGAGGTCTTCACCAAGCCCGGCCTTGATCCGCAGAGGGTGCGAAGATACATTATCGAAAAGACAGGAATGAGCCCTGAGATATATGACCATGGAACGCATTATGTGACAAACCAAAAGCTTAACCTGGAGATCCTCAAGGAGATATCTGACTCTGACGATGTTCTTGAAGTTACCGGTGAGTATACAGGCAGAATAGGAGCATATGGCGCATCACATGAACATCGGGAAATTGAAGATACTTCAGGGGCAGCAAGGGGACGTGGTGAACCGCCTTCATAATATGGTGCTAACATCGCAGATTACCACACACAGTACACGCATGCTACAAAAAGCGACACAAAGACACAAACACTAAACTAACAGGATAGGCCGGGTGGTTAGGATTGATGGTGGAGTATTATGATGCCAATCTCGCATACTTCCAGCCATTTTCGCAAAGAACAAGCAATCCGGGTGACCGTCCTATCCTGTTAGCATAGTTCTACGATTGTCGTATATATGCCTATACCGGAGTAAGCCTCTGAGTTTGCCGACTTTTTGATCGTGCTCTCTTTTTCCTCTTGACCGGCGTTTTTCTCAGATCTGAAAATCCTTTAGGTGCATAATGCTCATCAGTGGTTTTTCCTTGTTCTCTTTTCTGCTCTTGTTTTTTGTTTTTGCTAGGATTTCATCATCTGCCGAAATCAAAGTGGCGTCAAAGTGATCTGCCAAGGCAATGTATGCAGCGTCGTAAAAGGTAATAGAATGGTCGCGTGCAATCTTCATTGCGTCCATCGCCATTTCTTGGTTTAACTGCATAGACTCTATCTCCATGTCAATAAGATTGCTAATAGCATTCATGGCGTTTTCTGCTTCAGCTATCCATGCCTTGTTCTTCCAGATCGAGTTTCCGACTTCGTACACCATCTGAGCTGGAGCCAAAAGGCGTATTTTACCCTGCACAAAGGCGTCTCTGACCTCTATGGCCTTGTCAGTGAGACTTTCGTTGTTGAACCATTTTGCCGCAACGCTTGCATCCAAGACGAACCTGTCAGGCTGCTGCATCGCGGTCCTCTCTTATTGACTTGGTCGAGTCAAATTCACCATACTTTGTCCTTTCCCGTATTTTGTCCATCGAATCTGCCGCTTTTTTTCTCTGCAATTCTCGTATCTTGGCTTCAATGGCTGTCCTGATGTACTCTGCCCAGTCGATGTCTATCTCCTTCATCTTCTCTCTTGTCTCTTCAGGTAGTCTGACGCTCAGTGGTGCACTTGCCATACCTTATGTATTACCATTAGCACATACATAAATGTAACCGTCATGGTACGAAATTGATGTATTACATATACGTAGTGCAATATCTGTTGTTTGGACACATGCGGCTAAGTATCTGAATTAGCTGCCTTTGCAGCCTCTGTACTGCTCTGCTCATATGTGTAAGCTATCTTGAGAATGCGTAATTCGTAAGTGGCCTCCCAGCTAGCTGAACGCCGACGGGCAATCTTCTGCCAACAAAGTATCATTGTTATGCCCTCTAGTTAGGCGCTTTTGATACCTCAATAGAACTAATAATCTTCAAATTGCCAATTAACTACGAGAAAATTCTCTTTTCTCCTTAACCCTGCAGACAAGGAAGCAGAGAACCATCGCACTTGGTTGTCTCTGATGGTATCTTTCTTGGATTGCATTGATTTCATATACAGTGTTCTCCCTTTGTTCCAAGCAATGACTTCCCAGCACCCGCGAAAAGAATTGCCATTGTATCTTGCAATCGATGCCTGCACTTGCTCCTGGTAAGCACTATTCAGGGAACTTGATGTGACCTGATCTTTACGAGGCACGTCTTCTCTCCATTCAGAATAATAATAAGGACCACTTTGACGCACAGGATACGCCTTCTGCCAGAATGCCGACCATCCGCTCCTGACTGCCATTTTCACTATTGCGAGTTCCGCAAACATCGGCTTTCCCTCATATTCAACCACCGGCTTGCCAGCCATGTCGTCTTTGATGGGCTTGCCCTTCCAACGCTTGAATACAATGTTGGTTGCCGGCACGCTGACTTCTAGACCAAGAATTACATGTTCATGATCAGGCTCTAGACCCTTTGGAAAAAATGGATAAAGCGCGCGGGTAGGGACATCGGTGCTATTCGTAGTAGAACTACTGTTGACAATAACAGGCGCCGCCTGTTGTTGCGAGGACAATGACGAAGACAATGACAATGATGGTGCATTGCTGCTAACGATTGCATCCTTCATAGGTAAGTAATTCTAGAAGGAGGCTATATAATTTTAATATATGTACCTTAAATCAAGATCATCTTTGATGGCGAAGGGCGAGCCTCTTATCTGAAGGGCGCATGCGCAACTATAACTTCCAAGGGTCTGCGATCAAAGCCCCTTCTATCTAGTGTGAGGTTGACAGGACGTTCTCGGTGGGGCTGTATAACGTGCTTGGTTCCATCACCCTCTGGATTGCATTACGCTCAGCCTTGATACGCTCGCCCGTTTGGGCATGTACATCCATCCAAGCTAGACATCTCCCGATCCATTTTGACTTGGCATTTGTCAAATCTTCTCATTTCTTCGTCTACCATGCTCCCTGCCTCATCTCACCTTCTTGAATAGGAAGAAGATCCCGCCAACAAGACCTGCGGTAAAAGGTACTGTCACAACCAGGAGTTCTTGCGCCGAAATCACAGAGGTATGCCTGACATTGACGTCAAAGTCAGCTTCAAGTGGTTTTTTCATGTGCTCCGCATTTCCGTCGTCAAGCCGCATTAGCAACTTTGCAGTATATTGGCTATTATTCTGAAACGTATAGGGTATCGAGACGTCGCTAATCTCATAAGTCTTGTAGGGCATCTGATGGACAATTGCACCGGATTTCTTGTCCACGATCTGCAGCGCCAGATTCACATTGCTCAGACCAGAGTTGTTTTCCTTTATGCTGAAATGTAGGTCTGTCCTGTTGCCTGCGCTTGGAAATTGCGGGATCAGTTGAAAGGAGACTAGGTACTTGTTGTCAACTTCTCTTGTTATTCCAAGAACATGAGCATACGCTCTGTTATGAGGCTGC contains:
- a CDS encoding type II toxin-antitoxin system VapC family toxin: MQQPDRFVLDASVAAKWFNNESLTDKAIEVRDAFVQGKIRLLAPAQMVYEVGNSIWKNKAWIAEAENAMNAISNLIDMEIESMQLNQEMAMDAMKIARDHSITFYDAAYIALADHFDATLISADDEILAKTKNKSRKENKEKPLMSIMHLKDFQI
- a CDS encoding nucleotidyltransferase family protein, with protein sequence MLRDDLESRETEIIRILSSLPKGFFVVIGGYAVSALSIHRFSVDCDMVILRKDAMKFSDLLKKEGYRKEKSAKGFDEAHHSEVDIYVKSFGGMRVSVDLFINGITSRKTEAWWNYEYIKENSTEAIVVGTKNSASTTVPTKELLMVMKMHSARDVDMRDIVMLSEGVDWTAVLKHAMRRTKSILVKQVTEIIGRMEEEQFIQSLRAAFGLRRNIEPLISDCKKNLSKLRQKIESSSK